The Nocardioides zeae genome includes the window GCTCGTCTACCTGTCGGTGCCGCCGTCGGCGATGACGGACATGATCGGCATGCTCGACCGGGAGGGCATCACCGAGCGCGCCCGGCTCGTCGTGGAGAAGCCGTTCGGCCTCGACCTCGCCTCGGCGGAGGAGCTCGACGGCGTGCTGCTCGACGCGGTCGACGAGGAGCAGGTCTTCCGCATCGACCACTTCCTCGGCAAGGAGGCGGTGCAGAACATCCTGGCGCTCCGCTTCGCCAACGGGCTCTTCGAGCCGGCGTGGGACCGCCGCTCCATCGCGTCGGTGCAGATCGACGTGCCCGAGGAGCTGACCATCGAGGGCCGGGCGGGCTTCTACGAGTCCACCGGGTGCCTGCGGGACATGATCTCGACGCACCTCTGCCAGCTGCTCGGGTTCGTCGCGATGGAGGACCCCGGGGCGTTCGAGGCGCAGGCGGTCCGGGACACCAAGGCGGCGCTGTTCCGCGACGTACGGCCGCTGGACCCGACCCGTGTGGTGTTCGGGCAGTACGAGGGCTACCGCGACGAGGAGGACGTCGACGACGAGTCGACGGTCGAGACCTTCGTGGCGGCCGAGGTGTTCGTCGACAACGACCGGTGGCGCGACGTGCCGTTCCTGCTGCGCACGGGCAAGGCGCTGGCGGAGGGGCGACGGACGATCACGCTGCGGTTCCGCGATCCCGAGTCCGACATGTTCGAGGAGCCGTCGTGCGGCAACGAGCTCGTGCTCGAGCTGACCGACGAGCCCCAGATCACCGTCGACGTGCGGACGAAGAAGCCCGGTCGGGCCTTCGACATCACGATGGCGACCATGCAGGTGCAGGTGCACGGCACGGAGGAGTCGTTCCCCCTGGAGGCCTACGAGCGCCTGCTGCTCGACGTGCTCCACGGCGACCAGACCCTCTTCACGCGCTCCGACGAGGTCGAGCGGCTGTGGGAGGTCTGCCAGCCGGTGCTGGACGACCGGCCCGAGGTGCACTCCTACGAGCAGGGCTCGTGGGGCCCGCAGGCCGCGCTCGACCTCGCCCCGGGCGGGTGGCGGCTCGGTGGTTGAGTCCCGCACGGCCGGTGACGCCCCCGACATCGCCGCGCACGGCATCATCGGGGACCTCCGCTCGGCGGCCCTCGTCTCCACCGACGGGACCATCGACTGGTTCTGCCCCGAGCGCTTCGACCGGCCGAGCGTGTTCGCCTCGATCCTCGACGAGGAGCGCGGCGGCGCCTGGCGGCTCGCGCCCACGGGCGAGGTGACGCGCACGCAGCAGTACTACCTGCCCGACACCGCCGTGCTCGTCACCCGCTTCCTCACGCCCGACGGCGTGATCGAGGTGCAGGACTTCATGCCGGTGCTGCAGGCCCACGACCCCGACCACCAGCAGCGGCTGGTGCGGCGGGTCGCCGCGGTGCGCGGGCGGGTGCCGATCGCCACCGCGGTCGAGGTGCGGCACGACTACGGCGCCAGCGCCGCCGAGCCGGTCGCGGTCGAGGCGGGGGTCCACATCCCCGACGGGCACGTCGACCTCATGCTCACCTCGACGCATCCCCTGACCATCGACGAGGGGGTCGTGCGCGGCGAGGTGACGCTCGAGGACGGCGAGGTCGCCCTCTTCGTGCTCGAGGTCGTGCCCAAGGGCGAGGACCCGGAGCCCTGCGCCGTCGACGACACCGAGCGGCTGCTCGACCTGACGTCGGCCTACTGGCGCGGCTGGCTCGCCACGTCGTCGTACGCCGGCCGCTGGCGCAGCACCATCGAGCGCTCGGCGATCACGCTCAAGCTGATGTGCCACGAGCCCACGGGCGGGGTCATCGCGTCGCCGACCACCAGCCTGCCCGAGGAGATCGGCGGCGGTCGCAACTGGGACTACCGCTACGTGTGGGTGCGCGACGCCGCGTTCACCCTCTACGGGCTGCTGCGGCTCGGGTTCACCGACGAGGCGGGCGCGTTCACGGCCTGGTTGTCGAAGCGCATCGGGGAGGCGGACGCCGACCACCCGACGTACGAGAAGCTGGGACCGCTGCGGGTGCTCTACGACCTCGACGGCAAGGTGCCCACCGAGGAGCACGAGCTCGACCACCTCATCGGGCACCGCGGCTCCCGGCCCGTGCGGGTCGGCAACGCGGCGGTCGAGCAGCTGCAGCTGGACATCTACGGCGAGCTGATCGACTCGATCTACCTCTTCGACAAGTACGGCAGCGGCATCAGCCACGACGGCTGGACCGACCTCGTCACCGTGCTCGACTGGATCATCGGGAACTGGGAGCGTGACGACCACGGCATGTGGGAGATCCGCGAGGACCCGCGGCCGCACACCAGCTCGCGCCTCATGTGCTGGGTCGCGGTGGAGCGGATGATCCGCGTCGCCCGCAAGCGCGGCCTGCCCGGCGACATCGCCGCCTGGGGGAAGGTGCGCGACGAGATCTACGAGCGGATCATGAGCGCCTCGTGGAACGACGAGCTGCAGTCGTTCACCCAGACCGAGGGCGGCGACGTGCTCGACGCGGGGCTGCTGCTCATGCCGCTCGTGAAGTTCACGGCCCCCGGGGACCCGCGCTTCCTCTCGACCCTCGCGGCCGTCGAGGAGCACCTCGTCACCGACTCGCTCGTGTTCCGCTACGACCCCGGCGCCGACGGCTCTTCCGACGGGCTCGACGGCGCGGAGGGCACGTTCTCCATGTGCTCGTTCTGGTACGTCGAGGCGCTCACCCGCGCGGGCCGGCACGACGAGGCGCGGCTGGCGTTCGAGAAGATGCTGACCTACGGGAACCACCTCGGGCTGTACGCCGAGCAGGTCGGGCTGACCGGCGAGCAGCTGGGCAACTTCCCCCAGGCCTTCACGCACCTGTCGTTGATCTCGGCCGCGACGAACCTGGACCGGGCGCTCGGCTAGGTCCTGGCTCCCGGTCAGCCACGGAGGCACAGGTAGGCCATCCCGAGGACGCCGCGGTAGCCCTCCTCGTACGCCGCCCGCTGCTGCTCGTGGCGTCGGCGGACGTCGGGGGCGGCGGGGTGGTCGTCGCCGTGCGTCTCCATCCAGCGGGCGAAGCGGGCGCGGAAGCCCGCCTCGAAGGTGTCCCACTCGTCGAGGTCCGCCGGGTCGGCGTGGACGACCTCAAAGCCCACTCGTCCGGTGAGCTCCACCAGGGCCTCGAGGGTCACGAACTCGTCGTCCCTCCCCGACAGCGGTGCCGTCGCCGCGGGATGGGGCGGGGCCGACCAGACGGCCTCGCCGTAGACCAGGCGCCCGCCGGGGCGGACCAGGCCGCGCAGGGCCCGCAGTGCCGCGGCGTAGTCGAGCGGCTGGCCGTCCTCCACCGGTGGCCCCCAGATCTGGCTGGCGCCGATGCAGATGACGGCGTCGGCCGGCTCGAGCTGGGCGTCGCGGCCGGGCGTCGCCTCGAAGGTCGCCCTCGTCGCCAGGCCGCGGACGCGTGCCTGCTCCGGGGCCCGGGCGATCGACGGCGCCGCACTGTCGACCCCGCGGCCGTGCGCCTGCGGTGCGGCGGCCAGCACCCGGAGGAGGAGCTCACCCCAGCCACACCCCAGGTCGAGCACGTCGGCGGGTGCGGGCTCGGACAGGAACCCGACCAGCCCCGCGGGGCGCTCCTCGGACAGCGGGGTGAGCCAGGTGAGCGACTCGTGGAGGGGCGGCAGCACGGGCTCAGGGTTCGCCGTCATCTGGCCATCCTCCCGGCTGTGCGCGACGGTCGGCGAGGGCGAGGTGGAGGCGGGCTTCCATCTCGGAGCAGGGGTGGGTGCCGGTCGGGTCGACGGTGAAGCCGAGACCGTTCGGGGTGAGCCAGACGTAGTGGCCGGGGGCTCGTTGGCGGGCTTGGTAGCCGGCGTGGGTCTTCCAGCGGTGGTGGCGGCGTTGCAGGAGGCCGGAGTTGTGGGTGCCGGTCTGGGCTGGTTGTTGTGCTTCGGGGGATCGCTCGGGGCCGTGGTCGAACGGGGTGGGGTGGTCGTAGTCGGCGTTGCGGCTGGTCGAGGTGGCGTAGGGCCAGTAGTCACCGCCGGTGACGAGGTGCACCCGTTCTTTGATGGCTTCGGGGTGTTCGTAGGCGGTGGTGCGGACCGCGTCGGCCAGGTCGATGACCGGCTTGACCGTGACCTGGGTGGTGGCGAGGAGCTGGTGGAGGGCGCCGAGGGTGCGGGGGCCGAGTTCTTCGACGCGGGCGACGCCCTTCGTGCCGAGGAGGGTGGCTTCGTGGAGGTGGACGTAGAAGACCGCCTTCGGCCGCAACTTCGTCAGGTCGGTGCGGTGGAGCTTGTCGAGGACGTCGACGGGCAGTGCGGTCGCGCGTGACGGAGCGAGGGGTTCGTCGTCGGTGACCGGCTCCGGCTGACCGGGTGTCTCGTTCTCGACCAGGAGCGCGAGGAGCTCGGCGGGTCGGGCTAGGTACCCGAGTGCGATGGCGCGGACCTCGTCCGCGGTCGCATCCGGGTGACCGGGGGTGATGATCTCCGCGACTCGGGTGACGGTGGCCTGCACCCAGGCCGCATCCCCGGCGTCCAGGCGGGCGATCAACGTGCGGAGTCCGTACTCGTCGGTGCGTCCGAGGCCGACGTATCGGCGGCGCTTCTCCTCCTCCACCCGCTCCTCGTGCAGGGCCGGATCGGCCTCGATCACCTTGCCCTCGGCCACGGTCAACACGCGGCCAGGTGCTTCGGTAGCGATCATCCGCGCCACCGCCACATCCACCACGCCCACAACGGCCGCAGGTAGGTGCCGCGACATCCGGGCCACCTTCCGCGCGACATACACCTCCGCCGTCCCCTGCCGCACCACCGCCCACGTCAACGGCAGGCGGTGCTGCAGGTCCAGCACGTCCGCGAGGGCGTTGATCGTGGCCACCACGCCCGCACCCCGCGCCAGGGCGATCTCCCCGAGGGCGTGGTCCTGCACCCGCGGCGTACCCTCCCCACCCACGTCCACCAGCAGGTTCCTCCGGCGCCCGGGGTCCGCCGGCTCACCGGAGTGCACCGCAGCCCACGCCGCGATCACCTCCAAGTCGGCCACCTCCGCCAACCGGCGGGCGCGCACCGCCCCAGCAGCTGCATCCAGCAGCTCACAAGGCGAAAGATGATCGAACATGTGTGCGATTCTACGCCTCGCCGACCTGCCCCGCCACCGCGATTCCACAGGTGAACGAGGCCCAGCTCGACACACCCCCGCCGCGGCGTACGTGACAACTCGGCGCCCCCGCCGCGCCCGACAACCCAACTCGACGCACACGCCGCGCCGTCCAACCCAACTCGACGCCCCCGCCGCGCCGTCCAACCCCACTCGACGCCCCCGCCGCGCCGTCCAACCCAACTCGACGCCCCCACCGCGCCGTCCAACCCAACTCGACGCCCCCACCGCGCCGTACAACCCAGCTCGACGCCAGAAATCACCATCCCCTCAGCATCGGCGACTACCCTGCCGCGCGTGACCGCCGCGACCGACGACCTCGTCCTCGACCTCACCGAGGACGAGCGGGCCGAGCTCGCGGCGTACGAGGCCGGTCGTCGGGACCTCCGGCTCGGCTGGCTCCTGGTCGTCACCGGGATCGTCGGGGCCGTCGCCGCCGTGACGCTCCTGCTGGAGCGCATCCAGTTCCTCGTGGATCCCAGCTACATCCCCTCCTGCAGCCTCAACCCGGTGCTGAGCTGCGGCTCCGTGATGACGACCGAGCAGGCGCGGGTCTTCGGGTTCCCCAACCCGGTCATCGGTGTCGCGGCCTTCCCGGTGGTCGCGGTGGTCGGCGCCGGCATCCTGGCGGGCGCGGCCTACGCGCGCTGGTTCTGGGCCGGGCTCCAGGTCGGTGTCACGTTCGGGATCGGGTTCGTGGCGTGGCTGATCGCCCAGAGCCTCTACGAGATCAACGCCCTGTGCCCCTACTGCATGGTCGTCTGGGTCGTGATGGTGCCGCTCTTCTGGCAGGTGACGGTGCGCAACGCGGAGGCCGGGGTGCTCGGTGCCGGCCTCGCCCGCTCCGGCGCGGTCCGCGTGGCGCGCGCCTGGTCGGTGCTGGCCGTCGCCCTCGTCTACCTGCTCGTCGGGCTCCTGATCCTGCAGCGCTTCTGGGACTACTGGTCGTCCCTGCTGTGAGGCGTCGATGAGGCTCACCCGCAGGACCGCGCTCGCCACCGCGGGGATCGGCACCGCGGCCGTGGTCGCCGGCGGCGCGGGCGTCGCGTCGGGCGTGCTGCCCGGTCGTGCGCAGCTCTACTCACGCCTGGGCCTGGACGGCGAGGACGGCACCGTCCCCGACGTCGAGCCCGGCGACCTGGTCAGCGGCGAGCTCGTCTCGGCCGCGCGCGGCGGGCGTCGCGTGGGCTGGAGCCTGGCGACCCCGCCGGGCACCGGCCCCGAGGGCCTCCCCCTCGTCGTGGTGCTCCACGCCCGCGGCGCGGACCACACGTCGCCGTTCGCCCGGG containing:
- the zwf gene encoding glucose-6-phosphate dehydrogenase; the protein is MTDTSGAAGSNGSTPPPSVIVLFGATGDLAKRKLFPAFLRLAASEWLPESYAIIGSGRHSPGTDDEFRDQVREALQEKADDDERDAVDGLVERLSFQTASADDGSDLAAAIGEAEKKVAEEAGADVADVRRLVYLSVPPSAMTDMIGMLDREGITERARLVVEKPFGLDLASAEELDGVLLDAVDEEQVFRIDHFLGKEAVQNILALRFANGLFEPAWDRRSIASVQIDVPEELTIEGRAGFYESTGCLRDMISTHLCQLLGFVAMEDPGAFEAQAVRDTKAALFRDVRPLDPTRVVFGQYEGYRDEEDVDDESTVETFVAAEVFVDNDRWRDVPFLLRTGKALAEGRRTITLRFRDPESDMFEEPSCGNELVLELTDEPQITVDVRTKKPGRAFDITMATMQVQVHGTEESFPLEAYERLLLDVLHGDQTLFTRSDEVERLWEVCQPVLDDRPEVHSYEQGSWGPQAALDLAPGGWRLGG
- a CDS encoding glycoside hydrolase family 15 protein, which codes for MVESRTAGDAPDIAAHGIIGDLRSAALVSTDGTIDWFCPERFDRPSVFASILDEERGGAWRLAPTGEVTRTQQYYLPDTAVLVTRFLTPDGVIEVQDFMPVLQAHDPDHQQRLVRRVAAVRGRVPIATAVEVRHDYGASAAEPVAVEAGVHIPDGHVDLMLTSTHPLTIDEGVVRGEVTLEDGEVALFVLEVVPKGEDPEPCAVDDTERLLDLTSAYWRGWLATSSYAGRWRSTIERSAITLKLMCHEPTGGVIASPTTSLPEEIGGGRNWDYRYVWVRDAAFTLYGLLRLGFTDEAGAFTAWLSKRIGEADADHPTYEKLGPLRVLYDLDGKVPTEEHELDHLIGHRGSRPVRVGNAAVEQLQLDIYGELIDSIYLFDKYGSGISHDGWTDLVTVLDWIIGNWERDDHGMWEIREDPRPHTSSRLMCWVAVERMIRVARKRGLPGDIAAWGKVRDEIYERIMSASWNDELQSFTQTEGGDVLDAGLLLMPLVKFTAPGDPRFLSTLAAVEEHLVTDSLVFRYDPGADGSSDGLDGAEGTFSMCSFWYVEALTRAGRHDEARLAFEKMLTYGNHLGLYAEQVGLTGEQLGNFPQAFTHLSLISAATNLDRALG
- a CDS encoding class I SAM-dependent methyltransferase; this translates as MTANPEPVLPPLHESLTWLTPLSEERPAGLVGFLSEPAPADVLDLGCGWGELLLRVLAAAPQAHGRGVDSAAPSIARAPEQARVRGLATRATFEATPGRDAQLEPADAVICIGASQIWGPPVEDGQPLDYAAALRALRGLVRPGGRLVYGEAVWSAPPHPAATAPLSGRDDEFVTLEALVELTGRVGFEVVHADPADLDEWDTFEAGFRARFARWMETHGDDHPAAPDVRRRHEQQRAAYEEGYRGVLGMAYLCLRG
- a CDS encoding vitamin K epoxide reductase family protein, which gives rise to MTAATDDLVLDLTEDERAELAAYEAGRRDLRLGWLLVVTGIVGAVAAVTLLLERIQFLVDPSYIPSCSLNPVLSCGSVMTTEQARVFGFPNPVIGVAAFPVVAVVGAGILAGAAYARWFWAGLQVGVTFGIGFVAWLIAQSLYEINALCPYCMVVWVVMVPLFWQVTVRNAEAGVLGAGLARSGAVRVARAWSVLAVALVYLLVGLLILQRFWDYWSSLL